One part of the Deinococcus aquiradiocola genome encodes these proteins:
- a CDS encoding metallophosphoesterase: MKLPALLTVSALLLSACAPAMQGGRNPDVLFTFSTVGDSREDPTTPNLGAQDKLWLQNTRAWSRIMNEANAQGARALFFNGDMIMGYTTDRTVLDRQYAYWRGMAATLMERGTYVVPVAGNHEVQEKGTDAAGKGFKLARPGNEDAWRANMGDLILDAPRFKAITGLDDAAFDPANTATPGNDKVSTDQKQLTYSFDAGNSHFAVINTDAVGWDSHAPADWLARDLAAAKTRGAAHFFVFGHKPAYTYKYNDKVTPGGFDTDPDNQRAFWNTVEQYGATYFSGHEHIYHAEQPTRAQGGKAWQVIVGSGGSPFEAKPGDSTNPQDRMYAWVTVQVMKSGRVHVDAYGFDETYGPTRTLASWDM; this comes from the coding sequence ATGAAACTCCCTGCCCTGCTGACCGTGTCGGCCCTCCTGCTCTCCGCCTGCGCGCCCGCCATGCAGGGCGGACGCAACCCGGACGTGCTCTTCACGTTCAGCACCGTCGGCGACAGCCGCGAGGACCCCACCACCCCCAACCTCGGCGCGCAGGACAAACTCTGGCTGCAGAACACCCGCGCGTGGAGCCGCATCATGAACGAAGCGAACGCGCAGGGCGCCCGGGCCCTGTTCTTCAACGGCGACATGATCATGGGCTACACCACCGACCGCACCGTCCTCGACCGGCAGTACGCGTACTGGCGCGGCATGGCCGCCACCCTGATGGAGCGCGGCACGTACGTCGTCCCGGTCGCCGGGAACCACGAAGTGCAGGAGAAAGGCACCGACGCCGCCGGGAAGGGCTTCAAGCTCGCCCGTCCCGGCAACGAGGACGCCTGGCGCGCCAACATGGGCGACCTGATCCTCGACGCACCGCGCTTCAAGGCCATCACGGGCCTCGACGACGCCGCCTTCGACCCCGCCAACACCGCCACGCCCGGCAACGACAAGGTCAGCACCGACCAGAAGCAACTCACGTACAGCTTCGACGCGGGCAACTCGCACTTCGCGGTCATCAACACCGACGCCGTCGGCTGGGACAGCCACGCGCCCGCCGACTGGCTCGCCCGCGACCTCGCCGCCGCGAAGACGCGCGGCGCAGCGCACTTCTTCGTGTTCGGCCACAAACCCGCCTACACCTACAAGTACAACGACAAGGTCACGCCCGGCGGCTTCGACACCGACCCCGACAACCAGCGGGCCTTCTGGAACACCGTCGAACAGTACGGCGCCACGTACTTCAGCGGCCACGAACACATCTACCACGCCGAGCAGCCCACCCGCGCGCAGGGCGGCAAGGCCTGGCAGGTCATCGTCGGGTCCGGCGGCAGCCCCTTCGAAGCGAAACCCGGCGACAGCACGAACCCCCAGGACCGCATGTACGCCTGGGTGACCGTGCAGGTCATGAAAAGCGGCCGGGTCCACGTGGACGCGTACGGCTTCGACGAAACGTACGGCCCGACCCGCACCCTCGCCAGCTGGGACATGTAG
- a CDS encoding acyl-CoA dehydrogenase C-terminal domain-containing protein, translated as MPTYKAPLRDMRFLLKDVLKAEQALAELPYYVGHETHTADLADQILDEAARFASNVIQPLNMSGDAEGCTVQDGVVTTPKGFKEAFKQFAAAGWTALDGDPEYGGQGVPHVVGNAVSEMMIAANVAWSMYPGLSHGAYTALKAYGSDETKNVYLPKLLAGEWTGTMCLTEPHCGTDLGLLRTKAVDNGDGTFNISGTKIFISAGEHDFADNIVHLVLARIEGAPQGTKGISLFLVPKYLVNDDGSLGERNPVVCASLEHKMGIKANATAVLNFDGARGILVGQPNKGMQAMFVMMNGARLGTGMQGLGLGEAAYQNALAYAKDRIQMRHEPRITPAEPADPIIGYPDVRRMLLTVKAYNEGARALTYWLSLNIDIEHHHPDAAKREDAADIVALLTPVAKAFMTDNGFQGTVLAQQVFGGHGYIKEWGMEQFVRDARIGQIYEGTNGIQALDLLGRKVLGDGGKKLQKLAGMLTAFVEENEGSEELAPMLDVLGKAAQQAGTLTMVIGQKAMQNSDEANAAAVDYLRYIGHVTYAYLFALMSKAALEQIALGNDKDGFHKAKLQTAKFYYAKLFPETKALAATIKAGNEPMEVDDLAMFGFEKALVTA; from the coding sequence ATGCCCACCTACAAGGCCCCGCTGCGCGACATGCGCTTCCTGCTCAAAGATGTCCTCAAGGCCGAGCAGGCCCTCGCCGAACTGCCGTACTACGTCGGCCACGAGACCCACACCGCCGACCTCGCCGACCAGATCCTCGACGAGGCCGCCCGCTTCGCCAGCAACGTCATCCAACCCCTCAACATGAGCGGCGACGCCGAAGGCTGCACCGTCCAGGACGGCGTCGTCACCACCCCCAAGGGCTTCAAGGAAGCCTTCAAGCAGTTCGCCGCCGCCGGCTGGACCGCCCTCGACGGCGACCCCGAATATGGCGGGCAGGGCGTCCCTCACGTCGTCGGCAACGCCGTCAGCGAAATGATGATCGCCGCGAACGTCGCCTGGAGCATGTACCCCGGCCTGTCGCACGGCGCGTACACCGCCCTCAAGGCCTACGGCAGCGACGAAACCAAGAACGTCTACCTCCCCAAACTCCTCGCGGGCGAATGGACCGGCACCATGTGCCTCACCGAACCGCACTGCGGCACCGATCTCGGCCTGCTGCGCACCAAGGCCGTCGACAACGGCGACGGCACCTTCAACATCAGCGGCACCAAGATCTTCATCTCCGCCGGTGAGCACGACTTCGCCGACAACATCGTGCACCTCGTCCTCGCCCGCATCGAGGGCGCGCCCCAGGGCACCAAGGGCATCAGCCTGTTCCTCGTGCCCAAGTACCTCGTGAACGACGACGGCAGCCTCGGCGAACGCAACCCCGTCGTGTGCGCCAGCCTGGAACACAAGATGGGCATCAAGGCCAACGCCACCGCCGTCCTCAACTTCGACGGGGCGCGCGGCATCCTCGTCGGCCAGCCGAACAAGGGCATGCAGGCCATGTTCGTCATGATGAACGGCGCCCGCCTCGGCACCGGCATGCAGGGCCTCGGCCTCGGCGAAGCCGCGTACCAGAACGCCCTCGCGTACGCCAAGGACCGCATCCAGATGCGTCACGAGCCCCGCATCACGCCCGCCGAGCCCGCCGACCCCATCATCGGCTACCCCGACGTGCGCCGCATGCTCCTGACCGTCAAGGCCTACAACGAAGGCGCCCGCGCCCTCACGTACTGGCTGTCCCTGAACATCGACATCGAACACCACCACCCCGACGCCGCCAAGCGCGAGGACGCCGCCGACATCGTCGCGCTCCTCACGCCCGTCGCCAAGGCCTTCATGACCGACAACGGCTTCCAGGGCACCGTCCTCGCCCAGCAGGTCTTCGGCGGGCACGGCTACATCAAGGAATGGGGCATGGAGCAGTTCGTGCGCGACGCCCGCATCGGCCAGATCTACGAAGGCACCAACGGCATCCAGGCGCTCGACCTGCTGGGCCGCAAGGTCCTCGGCGACGGCGGCAAGAAACTCCAGAAGCTCGCCGGGATGCTCACCGCCTTCGTCGAAGAGAACGAAGGCAGCGAGGAACTCGCCCCGATGCTCGACGTGCTCGGCAAGGCCGCTCAGCAGGCCGGGACGCTCACCATGGTCATCGGCCAGAAGGCCATGCAGAACAGCGACGAAGCGAACGCCGCCGCCGTCGACTACCTGCGCTACATCGGGCACGTCACGTACGCGTACCTCTTCGCGCTGATGAGCAAGGCCGCCCTCGAACAGATCGCGCTCGGAAACGACAAGGACGGCTTCCACAAGGCCAAACTCCAGACCGCGAAGTTCTACTACGCCAAGCTCTTCCCCGAAACCAAGGCGCTCGCCGCCACCATCAAGGCCGGCAACGAACCCATGGAAGTCGACGACCTCGCCATGTTCGGCTTCGAGAAGGCCCTCGTCACGGCCTGA